Proteins encoded in a region of the Vicia villosa cultivar HV-30 ecotype Madison, WI linkage group LG5, Vvil1.0, whole genome shotgun sequence genome:
- the LOC131601545 gene encoding uncharacterized protein LOC131601545 isoform X2, with amino-acid sequence MLPPETQEKTKITIPKPNPNPSPMAHRHLIDSLTSHISLYHSQSPNPNPNLNLNPNPRSSILKWFSSLSTHQRLSHLTILHSSFVQILLQMLSKLHSNNNHGCFILLPDLPSRDPPFLPTLCFKKSHGLLARIADSDASAKLIFDSVRLFESREGEDGVAGCSCSVRNLDAVTFSVELVEDVERFVEAMDRISGGGFLRGEETELGEDWMELNWLKSKGYYGIEAFIANRIEVCLRLAWLNSCGGKKRGVKLKEKLNVAGVAANVYWRKKGCLDWWGNLDSVTRKKVFDTIIMKSAKTLTNEILKMASSASKDEVWLYSSGMRVDELLGYNCTASSQRTIRTFCDDTEFGRIITPVNSCKRPAALIRVFNSLSVLQDINIMLTSSINSEYDIGTLFFSSLGSVSTISDCILRKLRGFLMVISLDCTKRELLEEEHGKSSSGKPKEKVGLSNRKKKGRTRNKKQNPAPKTSVSGISCENHHKDIDCVMDSTKKTDLTKPGELPLGKDTSKGSSSSTVKIVDNTRESNIGKPRTTPRRSRKEKNKNKSALIDNAVEDSLDSIMHAASTTIISKGEVAICDRSFDSSTIQNVKHDDSIGNDTLASNSSLSCSFNRLTKENTSIGNVEGETVDNLAESCDSSGSPCCSLPNERKLLSSELNTCNVECEAITPPVPALEHGSFSSNDNTCSLNTTGAAKADVKSTIHDKPIREVNVKEFSKLRERDRCLFDSRNSAFSKCSPYEWPGIPSIYFPSFNSHLPPATDRLHLDVGRNWHNHFCQPFVPTLQQTRNTPIEGGCNQILSRSIPMSFDWPPVFRGGVTPSPNCNYDSSFISRRQCKVSKGLAVHSMHVDATIPDDERKYSGDTLDLPDLVTTQEFTDDFDNLCVSEEEYDFHAVSGIDYNQYFGGGVMYWNPSDHSGKGFSRPPSLSSDDSLWALREADMNRTVDDMVAFSSSYSTNGLTSPTAATFCSPFDPVGTGAQAVGYVMSGNEIPGKVMHSSSVTDAAVDDDTSGSLGSNLSGETEGKTGDSHPYPILRPIIIPNFSRERSICVDHKSPCVPPTRREQPRIKRPPSPVVLCVPRAPRPPPPSPVSDSRKQRGFPTVRSGSSSPRHWGMRGWYHDGSNLEDACLRMDGAEVVWPSWRNKNLAVQPLIQPLPAALLQDRLIAMSQIARDQEHPDVTIPLQPAELRSCSATSASLSLMHGMLHDEIDSFCKQVAAENMARRPYINWAVKRVTRSLQVLWPRSRTNIFGSNATGMALPTSDVDLVVSLPPVRNLEPIKEAGILEGRNGIKETCLQHAARYLANQEWVKNDSLKTVENTAIPIIMLVVEVPQDVITSSAPTLNSLKEEPQCTTGEHDSKSVRVDISFKSPSHTGLQTTGMVKELTEQFPAATPLALVLKQFLADRSLDQSYSGGLSSYCLVLLIIRFLQHEHHLGRPINQNYGSLMVDFLYFFGNVFDPRQMRISVQGSGLYIKRERGCSIDPIHIDDPLFPTNNVGRNCFRIHQCIKAFSEAYIVLENELTLINGDGESCSKPSYRLLPKIISSLDVS; translated from the exons ATGCTCCCTCCTGAAAcccaagaaaaaacaaaaatcaccATTCCCAAACCAAATCCCAACCCTTCTCCCATGGCTCACCGTCATCTCATCGACTCACTCACCTCCCACATCTCCCTCTACCATTCCCAATCcccaaaccctaaccctaacctTAACCTTAACCCTAACCCTAGATCCTCCATTCTCAAATGGTTCTCCTCTCTCTCAACTCACCAACGTCTATCTCATCTCACAATTCTCCATTCCAGTTTCGTCCAGATCCTACTCCAGATGCTGTCCAAGCTCCATTCCAACAACAACCACGGTTGCTTCATCCTCCTCCCTGATCTCCCCTCCCGCGATCCGCCTTTTCTCCCTACTCTCTGCTTCAAGAAATCTCACGGCCTCCTCGCTCGAATCGCCGATTCTGACGCTTCCGCGAAGCTGATCTTCGATTCGGTTAGACTTTTCGAGTCACGCGAAGGCGAGGATGGTGTCGCCGGATGCTCTTGCTCGGTAAGGAATCTCGACGCGGTGACGTTTTCTGTTGAGCTTGTGGAGGATGTGGAGAGATTTGTAGAGGCTATGGATAGGATCTCCGGCGGAGGGTTTCTTAGAGGGGAGGAAACCGAGCTTGGGGAGGATTGGATGGAGTTGAATTGGTTGAAATCGAAGGGATACTATGGGATTGAGGCTTTTATTGCGAATAGGATTGAGGTTTGTTTGAGGTTGGCTTGGTTGAATAGCTGTGGTGGGAAGAAGAGAGGTGTGAAATTGAAGGAGAAGTTGAATGTGGCTGGGGTGGCTGCTAATGTGTATTGGAGGAAAAAAGGTTGTCTGGATTGGTGGGGGAATTTGGATTCTGTCACAAGGAAGAAGGTGTTCGACACTATCATCATGAAATCCGCTAAAACTTTG ACGAATGAGATTTTGAAAATGGCCAGCAGTGCCTCCAAAGATGAAGTTTGGCTATACAGTAGTGGGATGAGAGTTGATGAGCTACTTGGCTATAATTGTACTGCATCTTCTCAAAGGACCATCCGGACATTTTGCGATGATACAGAATTTGGCAGAATTATTACACCAGTCAACAGTTGTAAAAGGCCTGCAGCTTTAATCAGAGTCTTTAATTCCTTATCTGTGCTTCAAGACATTAACATAATGTTAACATCAAGTATTAATAGTGAATATGATATAGGAACTCTTTTCTTTAGTTCGTTGGGTTCTGTCTCTACAATATCTGATTGTATATTAAGAAAATTGAGAGGTTTTCTGATGGTTATTTCACTTGACTGCACAAAACGTGAGCTACTAGAGGAGGAACATGGCAAATCCTCGTCGGGTAAACCTAAGGAAAAGGTTGGTCTTTCTAACCGTAAAAAGAAGGGACGGACCCGCAATAAAAAGCAAAATCCTGCCCCAAAAACATCTGTGAGTGGTATTTCATGCGAAAATCATCATAAG GACATTGATTGTGTAATGGACAGTACAAAGAAGACTGATTTAACAAAACCTGGGGAACTTCCTCTGGGAAAGGATACTTCTAAGGGGAGTTCGTCATCAACTGTAAAAATTGTA GATAATACTCGGGAATCAAATATTGGCAAACCTCGAACTACACCAAGAAGAAgtaggaaagagaaaaataaaaataaaagcgcCCTTATTGACAATGCAGTTGAAGATTCTCTTGACTCAATTATGCATGCTGCCTCTACCACTATTATTTCTAAAGGTGAGGTGGCAATATGCGATAGGTCTTTTGATAGTTCTACCATTCAGAATGTCAAACATGACGATTCAATTGGTAATGACACCCTTGCTTCAAATTCAAGCCTTAGTTGTTCTTTTAATAGACTTACTAAGGAGAACACCTCTATTGGGAATGTTGAAGGAGAGACTGTTGACAATCTTGCTGAAAGTTGCGATAGTTCAGGTTCTCCGTGTTGTTCATTGCCAAATGAACGGAAATTATTGTCTTCTGAATTAAATACTTGCAACGTAGAATGTGAAGCTATAACACCGCCTGTACCTGCATTGGAGCATGGTAGTTTCTCCAGCAATGACAATACCTGTTCTCTGAACACAACAGGTGCTGCCAAAGCTGATGTAAAGTCAACTATTCATGACAAACCGATTCGAGAGGTTAATGTAAAAGAATTTAGTAAGTTAAGAGAGAGAGATAGATGTCTATTTGATAGTAGAAATTCTGCTTTCTCAAAATGCAGTCCATATGAATGGCCTGGTATACCCTCTATCTATTTTCCATCTTTTAACTCACATCTCCCTCCCGCGACTGACAGATTGCATCTGGATGTTGGGCGCAATTGGCATAATCACTTCTGCCAACCATTTGTTCCCACATTACAGCAAACAAGAAATacaccaattgaaggtggatgcAACCAAATCCTGTCTCGTTCAATTCCTATGAGTTTTGACTGGCCACCAGTTTTCCGTGGTGGTGTGACCCCATCACCAAATTGTAATTATGACTCCAGTTTCATATCTAGGCGGCAATGTAAAGTTTCAAAAGGGTTGGCTGTTCACAGCATGCATGTTGATGCAACAATTCCTGATGATGAAAGGAAGTACTCTGGGGATACATTGGATTTACCTGACCTAGTAACTACACAGGAGTTCACAGATGACTTTGACAACCTCTGTGTATCAGAGGAAGAGTATGATTTTCATGCTGTTTCCGGTATAGattataatcaatattttggCGGCGGTGTAATGTACTGGAACCCTTCTGATCATTCAGGAAAAGGTTTCTCTCGGCCTCCCTCTCTCAGCTCTGATGACAGTCTATGGGCTTTGCGTGAAGCTGACATGAATAGGACAGTAGATGATATGGTTGCTTTCTCATCTTCATATAGTACAAATGGTTTAACATCACCAACTGCTGCGACATTTTGCTCTCCCTTTGATCCTGTAGGGACTGGGGCTCAGGCTGTTGGCTATGTAATGTCAGGTAATGAAATTCCTGGGAAAGTGATGCATTCTTCATCAGTTACAGATGCAGCAGTGGATGATGATACTTCTGGTTCTTTGGGTAGTAACTTATCTGGAGAAACTGAAGGGAAGACGGGTGATTCACATCCGTATCCCATTCTACGGCCAATAATTATTCCTAACTTTTCAAGGGAAAGGTCTATATGTGTTGATCATAAAAGCCCTTGTGTTCCTCCTACTAGGCGGGAGCAGCCTCGCATAAAGCGGCCACCATCCCCTGTGGTGCTTTGTGTACCGCGTGCACCACGTCCTCCCCCACCCTCCCCTGTGAGTGATTCCAGGAAACAAAGGGGTTTTCCAACTGTTCGATCTGGTAGTTCCAGCCCAAGACACTGGGGAATGAGAGGTTGGTATCATGATGGAAGTAATTTAGAGGATGCTTGTTTGAGAATGGATGGTGCTGAAGTTGTGTGGCCTTCCTGGAGAAATAAAAACCTTGCAGTGCAACCTCTGATCCAACCTTTACCTGCTGCCTTGCTGCAGGACCGCCTGATTGCAATGTCACAGATAGCACGTGACCAGGAACAT CCGGATGTCACTATTCCTCTGCAACCTGCCGAGTTACGAAGCTGTTCTGCAACAAGTGCATCTTTATCTTTGATGCATGGAATGCTCCATGATGAGATTGACTCTTTCTGTAAACAG GTTGCCGCAGAAAACATGGCAAGGAGGCCTTACATTAATTGGGCTGTCAAGAGAGTTACCCGATCTCTGCAGGTTCTATGGCCCAGATCCAGGACAAACATATTTGGTTCCAACGCCACTGGTATGGCTCTTCCAACAAGTGATGTTGACCTTGTGGTTTCTCTCCCTCCAGTGAGGAACCTG GAACCTATTAAAGAAGCTGGAATATTGGAAGGTCGTAATGGTATTAAAGAAACATGTCTTCAG CACGCAGCGAGGTATCTTGCCAATCAGGAATGGGTAAAAAATGATTCTCTAAAGACAGTGGAAAATACTGCT ATTCCTATTATTATGCTCGTGGTGGAAGTACCCCAGGATGTTATCACTTCATCAGCTCCCACGTTAAATTCATTAAAGGAAGAGCCACAATGTACAACTGGTGAACATG ATTCCAAATCAGTTCGTGTTGACATCAGCTTTAAGTCCCCATCACATACAGGACTCCAAACTACAGGAATG GTTAAGGAGTTGACGGAACAATTTCCTGCTGCTACTCCTCTTGCTTTGGTGCTGAAACAGTTTTTGGCAGATCGAAGCCTTGACCAGTCCTACTCTGGTGGCTTAAGTTCTTACTGTTTG GTACTGCTAATTATACGTTTTCTTCAGCATGAGCACCATCTTGGCCGGCCGATCAACCAA AATTACGGAAGTCTTATGgttgattttctttatttttttgg GAATGTGTTTGATCCCCGTCAAATGCGGATATCAGTGCAAGGAAGTGGACTTTatataaaaagagaaagaggttGCAG CATTGATCCAATTCACATAGATGATCCTCTTTTTCCAACAAATAATGTGGGAAGGAATTGCTTCAGAATCCATCAATGTATT
- the LOC131601545 gene encoding uncharacterized protein LOC131601545 isoform X1: MLPPETQEKTKITIPKPNPNPSPMAHRHLIDSLTSHISLYHSQSPNPNPNLNLNPNPRSSILKWFSSLSTHQRLSHLTILHSSFVQILLQMLSKLHSNNNHGCFILLPDLPSRDPPFLPTLCFKKSHGLLARIADSDASAKLIFDSVRLFESREGEDGVAGCSCSVRNLDAVTFSVELVEDVERFVEAMDRISGGGFLRGEETELGEDWMELNWLKSKGYYGIEAFIANRIEVCLRLAWLNSCGGKKRGVKLKEKLNVAGVAANVYWRKKGCLDWWGNLDSVTRKKVFDTIIMKSAKTLTNEILKMASSASKDEVWLYSSGMRVDELLGYNCTASSQRTIRTFCDDTEFGRIITPVNSCKRPAALIRVFNSLSVLQDINIMLTSSINSEYDIGTLFFSSLGSVSTISDCILRKLRGFLMVISLDCTKRELLEEEHGKSSSGKPKEKVGLSNRKKKGRTRNKKQNPAPKTSVSGISCENHHKDIDCVMDSTKKTDLTKPGELPLGKDTSKGSSSSTVKIVDNTRESNIGKPRTTPRRSRKEKNKNKSALIDNAVEDSLDSIMHAASTTIISKGEVAICDRSFDSSTIQNVKHDDSIGNDTLASNSSLSCSFNRLTKENTSIGNVEGETVDNLAESCDSSGSPCCSLPNERKLLSSELNTCNVECEAITPPVPALEHGSFSSNDNTCSLNTTGAAKADVKSTIHDKPIREVNVKEFSKLRERDRCLFDSRNSAFSKCSPYEWPGIPSIYFPSFNSHLPPATDRLHLDVGRNWHNHFCQPFVPTLQQTRNTPIEGGCNQILSRSIPMSFDWPPVFRGGVTPSPNCNYDSSFISRRQCKVSKGLAVHSMHVDATIPDDERKYSGDTLDLPDLVTTQEFTDDFDNLCVSEEEYDFHAVSGIDYNQYFGGGVMYWNPSDHSGKGFSRPPSLSSDDSLWALREADMNRTVDDMVAFSSSYSTNGLTSPTAATFCSPFDPVGTGAQAVGYVMSGNEIPGKVMHSSSVTDAAVDDDTSGSLGSNLSGETEGKTGDSHPYPILRPIIIPNFSRERSICVDHKSPCVPPTRREQPRIKRPPSPVVLCVPRAPRPPPPSPVSDSRKQRGFPTVRSGSSSPRHWGMRGWYHDGSNLEDACLRMDGAEVVWPSWRNKNLAVQPLIQPLPAALLQDRLIAMSQIARDQEHPDVTIPLQPAELRSCSATSASLSLMHGMLHDEIDSFCKQVAAENMARRPYINWAVKRVTRSLQVLWPRSRTNIFGSNATGMALPTSDVDLVVSLPPVRNLEPIKEAGILEGRNGIKETCLQHAARYLANQEWVKNDSLKTVENTAIPIIMLVVEVPQDVITSSAPTLNSLKEEPQCTTGEHGNDSHCDTIQLEDPALLKRSQTNFYAVKDSKSVRVDISFKSPSHTGLQTTGMVKELTEQFPAATPLALVLKQFLADRSLDQSYSGGLSSYCLVLLIIRFLQHEHHLGRPINQNYGSLMVDFLYFFGNVFDPRQMRISVQGSGLYIKRERGCSIDPIHIDDPLFPTNNVGRNCFRIHQCIKAFSEAYIVLENELTLINGDGESCSKPSYRLLPKIISSLDVS, from the exons ATGCTCCCTCCTGAAAcccaagaaaaaacaaaaatcaccATTCCCAAACCAAATCCCAACCCTTCTCCCATGGCTCACCGTCATCTCATCGACTCACTCACCTCCCACATCTCCCTCTACCATTCCCAATCcccaaaccctaaccctaacctTAACCTTAACCCTAACCCTAGATCCTCCATTCTCAAATGGTTCTCCTCTCTCTCAACTCACCAACGTCTATCTCATCTCACAATTCTCCATTCCAGTTTCGTCCAGATCCTACTCCAGATGCTGTCCAAGCTCCATTCCAACAACAACCACGGTTGCTTCATCCTCCTCCCTGATCTCCCCTCCCGCGATCCGCCTTTTCTCCCTACTCTCTGCTTCAAGAAATCTCACGGCCTCCTCGCTCGAATCGCCGATTCTGACGCTTCCGCGAAGCTGATCTTCGATTCGGTTAGACTTTTCGAGTCACGCGAAGGCGAGGATGGTGTCGCCGGATGCTCTTGCTCGGTAAGGAATCTCGACGCGGTGACGTTTTCTGTTGAGCTTGTGGAGGATGTGGAGAGATTTGTAGAGGCTATGGATAGGATCTCCGGCGGAGGGTTTCTTAGAGGGGAGGAAACCGAGCTTGGGGAGGATTGGATGGAGTTGAATTGGTTGAAATCGAAGGGATACTATGGGATTGAGGCTTTTATTGCGAATAGGATTGAGGTTTGTTTGAGGTTGGCTTGGTTGAATAGCTGTGGTGGGAAGAAGAGAGGTGTGAAATTGAAGGAGAAGTTGAATGTGGCTGGGGTGGCTGCTAATGTGTATTGGAGGAAAAAAGGTTGTCTGGATTGGTGGGGGAATTTGGATTCTGTCACAAGGAAGAAGGTGTTCGACACTATCATCATGAAATCCGCTAAAACTTTG ACGAATGAGATTTTGAAAATGGCCAGCAGTGCCTCCAAAGATGAAGTTTGGCTATACAGTAGTGGGATGAGAGTTGATGAGCTACTTGGCTATAATTGTACTGCATCTTCTCAAAGGACCATCCGGACATTTTGCGATGATACAGAATTTGGCAGAATTATTACACCAGTCAACAGTTGTAAAAGGCCTGCAGCTTTAATCAGAGTCTTTAATTCCTTATCTGTGCTTCAAGACATTAACATAATGTTAACATCAAGTATTAATAGTGAATATGATATAGGAACTCTTTTCTTTAGTTCGTTGGGTTCTGTCTCTACAATATCTGATTGTATATTAAGAAAATTGAGAGGTTTTCTGATGGTTATTTCACTTGACTGCACAAAACGTGAGCTACTAGAGGAGGAACATGGCAAATCCTCGTCGGGTAAACCTAAGGAAAAGGTTGGTCTTTCTAACCGTAAAAAGAAGGGACGGACCCGCAATAAAAAGCAAAATCCTGCCCCAAAAACATCTGTGAGTGGTATTTCATGCGAAAATCATCATAAG GACATTGATTGTGTAATGGACAGTACAAAGAAGACTGATTTAACAAAACCTGGGGAACTTCCTCTGGGAAAGGATACTTCTAAGGGGAGTTCGTCATCAACTGTAAAAATTGTA GATAATACTCGGGAATCAAATATTGGCAAACCTCGAACTACACCAAGAAGAAgtaggaaagagaaaaataaaaataaaagcgcCCTTATTGACAATGCAGTTGAAGATTCTCTTGACTCAATTATGCATGCTGCCTCTACCACTATTATTTCTAAAGGTGAGGTGGCAATATGCGATAGGTCTTTTGATAGTTCTACCATTCAGAATGTCAAACATGACGATTCAATTGGTAATGACACCCTTGCTTCAAATTCAAGCCTTAGTTGTTCTTTTAATAGACTTACTAAGGAGAACACCTCTATTGGGAATGTTGAAGGAGAGACTGTTGACAATCTTGCTGAAAGTTGCGATAGTTCAGGTTCTCCGTGTTGTTCATTGCCAAATGAACGGAAATTATTGTCTTCTGAATTAAATACTTGCAACGTAGAATGTGAAGCTATAACACCGCCTGTACCTGCATTGGAGCATGGTAGTTTCTCCAGCAATGACAATACCTGTTCTCTGAACACAACAGGTGCTGCCAAAGCTGATGTAAAGTCAACTATTCATGACAAACCGATTCGAGAGGTTAATGTAAAAGAATTTAGTAAGTTAAGAGAGAGAGATAGATGTCTATTTGATAGTAGAAATTCTGCTTTCTCAAAATGCAGTCCATATGAATGGCCTGGTATACCCTCTATCTATTTTCCATCTTTTAACTCACATCTCCCTCCCGCGACTGACAGATTGCATCTGGATGTTGGGCGCAATTGGCATAATCACTTCTGCCAACCATTTGTTCCCACATTACAGCAAACAAGAAATacaccaattgaaggtggatgcAACCAAATCCTGTCTCGTTCAATTCCTATGAGTTTTGACTGGCCACCAGTTTTCCGTGGTGGTGTGACCCCATCACCAAATTGTAATTATGACTCCAGTTTCATATCTAGGCGGCAATGTAAAGTTTCAAAAGGGTTGGCTGTTCACAGCATGCATGTTGATGCAACAATTCCTGATGATGAAAGGAAGTACTCTGGGGATACATTGGATTTACCTGACCTAGTAACTACACAGGAGTTCACAGATGACTTTGACAACCTCTGTGTATCAGAGGAAGAGTATGATTTTCATGCTGTTTCCGGTATAGattataatcaatattttggCGGCGGTGTAATGTACTGGAACCCTTCTGATCATTCAGGAAAAGGTTTCTCTCGGCCTCCCTCTCTCAGCTCTGATGACAGTCTATGGGCTTTGCGTGAAGCTGACATGAATAGGACAGTAGATGATATGGTTGCTTTCTCATCTTCATATAGTACAAATGGTTTAACATCACCAACTGCTGCGACATTTTGCTCTCCCTTTGATCCTGTAGGGACTGGGGCTCAGGCTGTTGGCTATGTAATGTCAGGTAATGAAATTCCTGGGAAAGTGATGCATTCTTCATCAGTTACAGATGCAGCAGTGGATGATGATACTTCTGGTTCTTTGGGTAGTAACTTATCTGGAGAAACTGAAGGGAAGACGGGTGATTCACATCCGTATCCCATTCTACGGCCAATAATTATTCCTAACTTTTCAAGGGAAAGGTCTATATGTGTTGATCATAAAAGCCCTTGTGTTCCTCCTACTAGGCGGGAGCAGCCTCGCATAAAGCGGCCACCATCCCCTGTGGTGCTTTGTGTACCGCGTGCACCACGTCCTCCCCCACCCTCCCCTGTGAGTGATTCCAGGAAACAAAGGGGTTTTCCAACTGTTCGATCTGGTAGTTCCAGCCCAAGACACTGGGGAATGAGAGGTTGGTATCATGATGGAAGTAATTTAGAGGATGCTTGTTTGAGAATGGATGGTGCTGAAGTTGTGTGGCCTTCCTGGAGAAATAAAAACCTTGCAGTGCAACCTCTGATCCAACCTTTACCTGCTGCCTTGCTGCAGGACCGCCTGATTGCAATGTCACAGATAGCACGTGACCAGGAACAT CCGGATGTCACTATTCCTCTGCAACCTGCCGAGTTACGAAGCTGTTCTGCAACAAGTGCATCTTTATCTTTGATGCATGGAATGCTCCATGATGAGATTGACTCTTTCTGTAAACAG GTTGCCGCAGAAAACATGGCAAGGAGGCCTTACATTAATTGGGCTGTCAAGAGAGTTACCCGATCTCTGCAGGTTCTATGGCCCAGATCCAGGACAAACATATTTGGTTCCAACGCCACTGGTATGGCTCTTCCAACAAGTGATGTTGACCTTGTGGTTTCTCTCCCTCCAGTGAGGAACCTG GAACCTATTAAAGAAGCTGGAATATTGGAAGGTCGTAATGGTATTAAAGAAACATGTCTTCAG CACGCAGCGAGGTATCTTGCCAATCAGGAATGGGTAAAAAATGATTCTCTAAAGACAGTGGAAAATACTGCT ATTCCTATTATTATGCTCGTGGTGGAAGTACCCCAGGATGTTATCACTTCATCAGCTCCCACGTTAAATTCATTAAAGGAAGAGCCACAATGTACAACTGGTGAACATGGTAATGACAGTCATTGTGATACTATCCAGTTAGAAGATCCAGCTTTGCTGAAAAGGTCTCAAACTAATTTTTATGCTGTAAAAGATTCCAAATCAGTTCGTGTTGACATCAGCTTTAAGTCCCCATCACATACAGGACTCCAAACTACAGGAATG GTTAAGGAGTTGACGGAACAATTTCCTGCTGCTACTCCTCTTGCTTTGGTGCTGAAACAGTTTTTGGCAGATCGAAGCCTTGACCAGTCCTACTCTGGTGGCTTAAGTTCTTACTGTTTG GTACTGCTAATTATACGTTTTCTTCAGCATGAGCACCATCTTGGCCGGCCGATCAACCAA AATTACGGAAGTCTTATGgttgattttctttatttttttgg GAATGTGTTTGATCCCCGTCAAATGCGGATATCAGTGCAAGGAAGTGGACTTTatataaaaagagaaagaggttGCAG CATTGATCCAATTCACATAGATGATCCTCTTTTTCCAACAAATAATGTGGGAAGGAATTGCTTCAGAATCCATCAATGTATT